In Candidatus Endomicrobium procryptotermitis, the following proteins share a genomic window:
- a CDS encoding TlyA family RNA methyltransferase produces the protein MEKNKNKKRLDILVYEKGFAETRTKAQAFIMGGSVFVNGKVEYKSSTLFYEEDIIEVKDINPYVSRGGLKLESAFKALNIDITGFICLDIGASTGGFTDCMLQKGAVKVYAVDVGTGQLHYRLRQDPRVINIEDVNFRYFDKSLLKDEINFATIDVSFISLDKILPMALKAVEDGGFVLAMIKPQFELEPSEIKKGIVRDENLRQKAIDKIKKCAVGLGFKIVSEADSGLKGPKGNLEHFVLLKK, from the coding sequence ATGGAAAAAAATAAAAATAAAAAGCGTCTTGACATTTTGGTTTATGAAAAAGGCTTCGCCGAAACACGTACAAAAGCGCAGGCTTTTATAATGGGAGGAAGTGTTTTTGTCAACGGTAAAGTTGAATACAAGTCCAGCACACTTTTTTATGAAGAAGATATAATTGAAGTAAAAGATATAAATCCCTATGTTTCACGCGGTGGGTTAAAACTTGAATCTGCGTTCAAAGCTTTAAATATTGATATTACTGGTTTTATTTGTCTTGACATAGGTGCGTCTACTGGCGGATTTACTGACTGTATGCTTCAGAAAGGCGCCGTTAAGGTATATGCCGTTGACGTAGGCACCGGACAGCTTCATTACCGGCTCAGGCAGGACCCAAGGGTAATTAATATTGAAGATGTTAATTTCAGATATTTTGACAAGTCTTTGCTTAAAGATGAGATAAATTTTGCGACAATAGATGTTTCTTTTATATCGCTGGATAAAATTCTTCCGATGGCTTTAAAAGCTGTCGAGGACGGTGGATTTGTTCTGGCTATGATAAAACCGCAGTTTGAACTTGAGCCTTCAGAAATAAAAAAAGGCATCGTAAGGGATGAGAATCTCAGACAGAAAGCGATAGACAAAATAAAAAAATGTGCTGTCGGTTTGGGATTTAAAATAGTATCTGAGGCTGATTCAGGACTGAAAGGTCCGAAGGGTAACCTGGAGCATTTCGTGTTGTTAAAGAAATAA
- a CDS encoding site-specific DNA-methyltransferase, which yields MKKLLDTYSGRINLIYIDPPFATNTNFRIGDNRANSVSSSHRDEIAYDDTVLGDEFLDFLKERLIFLRALLSDSGSIYLHIDYKIGHYVKLIMDEIFGQKMFRNDITRIKCNPKNFQRKAYGNIKDMVLFYSKSDFYVWNEPIVPFSEEDKIKLFKKTDIDGRKYTTIPLHAPGETVNGNTGKEWRGIKPPKGRHWRSDPSILDKLDEQGLIEWSVNGVPRKKIFSNNREGKKMQDIWEFKDPQYPTYPTEKNLNMLKFIIETSSNEGDLVLDCFAGSGTTLAASQELNRNWIGIDKSEKAIKIIKKRLSLLPDTLFNKVKYEFLKQI from the coding sequence ATGAAAAAACTGCTAGATACTTATTCCGGCAGAATAAACCTTATTTATATAGATCCTCCTTTTGCAACAAATACTAACTTTAGGATAGGAGATAATAGAGCTAACTCGGTCAGTAGCAGCCACAGGGATGAAATAGCATATGATGACACTGTTTTAGGAGATGAATTTTTAGATTTTTTAAAAGAACGTTTAATTTTCCTTAGAGCATTATTGTCTGACAGTGGTTCAATATATCTTCATATTGATTATAAAATAGGTCATTATGTAAAGCTTATTATGGATGAGATATTTGGGCAAAAAATGTTTAGAAATGATATTACTCGTATTAAATGCAATCCAAAAAATTTTCAGCGTAAAGCATATGGAAATATCAAAGATATGGTTTTATTTTATTCTAAATCAGATTTTTACGTTTGGAATGAGCCAATAGTTCCATTTTCAGAAGAGGATAAGATAAAATTATTTAAGAAAACAGATATTGATGGTCGTAAATATACTACAATACCATTACATGCACCAGGAGAAACTGTTAACGGTAATACAGGAAAAGAATGGAGAGGGATTAAACCTCCAAAAGGTCGTCATTGGCGTAGTGATCCATCTATCTTAGATAAACTTGATGAACAGGGTTTGATTGAATGGTCTGTAAATGGAGTTCCTAGAAAAAAAATATTTTCTAATAACAGAGAAGGTAAAAAAATGCAGGATATTTGGGAATTTAAAGATCCTCAGTATCCAACGTATCCGACAGAAAAAAATTTAAATATGCTAAAGTTTATAATAGAGACATCCTCTAATGAGGGTGATTTAGTGCTTGACTGTTTTGCAGGCTCAGGCACTACTCTTGCGGCTTCTCAGGAGTTAAATCGTAATTGGATAGGTATAGATAAATCTGAAAAAGCAATAAAAATTATAAAGAAAAGATTATCATTATTGCCAGATACATTATTCAATAAAGTTAAATATGAATTTTTGAAACAAATATAG
- the leuS gene encoding leucine--tRNA ligase: MSDYNHSEVESKWQQKWKDNNTFKAVEQEGKEKYYCLVMLPYPSGNLHMGHVRNYGIGDVFARFHKMKGKNVIHPMGWDAFGMPAENAAIKNKIHPARWTKQNIERMRQQFKALGISYDWDREVASCDPQYYKWNQWLFIKMWEKGLVFRKSANVNWCPSCNTVLANEQVSEGVCWRCKNPTEHRDLEQWFIKITDYADELLDGHKQLSGWSEQVLSMQKNWIGKSYGAEVDFAISGSNKKLKIFTTRPDTLFGAAFMAVAPEHEIIKELRPKIKNWNEVEKYIIKSGKKSNIERSSSKEKTGIKLEGVSAVNPVNSKEMPIFVADYVLTGYGTGAIMAVPAHDQRDWDFAKKYNIEIIEVIKGESSDITKQAYEDEGVLVNSGQFDGIKSIDAFNTVSEWVEKQGFGKKTINFKLKDWLISRQRYWGTPIPMIHCQKCGIVAVPEKDLPVTLPEDVEFTGEGESPLKSNKSFVNVKCPKCSAAAKRETDTMDTFVDSSWYYARYCDAHNDAAPFDIAKANYWMPIDQYIGGIEHACMHLIYSRFWYKVMRDLGMVKTDEPFTNLLTQGMVTLGGSAMSKSKGNIVSPDEIIEKYGADTARLFILFAAPPQKQLDWSVDGVEGCWRFINRVWRLYDLVAVKSQNTASDKDKAELLRITHQTIKKVTDDIEKEFQFNTAISSVMELVNALYSYKYHGNDIGVSLQAYKTVILLLAPFTPHLCEEIWEKLGNKDFISSCGWPEFDEKFLKRDIIELPVQINGKLKGRITVSAESGEDEVKKSVLSDERISQSLKDKQIVKFIYVKNKIITLVIK; the protein is encoded by the coding sequence ATGTCAGATTATAATCATTCAGAAGTAGAAAGCAAATGGCAGCAAAAGTGGAAAGACAACAATACTTTTAAAGCGGTTGAACAGGAAGGAAAAGAGAAATACTATTGTCTTGTCATGCTTCCTTATCCTTCGGGAAATCTGCATATGGGGCATGTAAGAAATTATGGAATCGGCGATGTTTTTGCGCGTTTTCATAAAATGAAAGGGAAAAACGTCATACACCCGATGGGCTGGGACGCTTTCGGTATGCCTGCGGAAAATGCGGCTATCAAAAATAAAATTCATCCTGCCAGATGGACAAAACAAAATATAGAGCGCATGAGGCAGCAGTTTAAAGCGCTTGGCATTTCGTATGATTGGGACAGGGAAGTGGCTTCATGCGATCCGCAATATTATAAATGGAATCAATGGCTTTTCATAAAAATGTGGGAAAAAGGTTTGGTATTCAGAAAATCGGCGAATGTAAATTGGTGTCCGTCATGCAATACCGTTCTTGCCAATGAACAGGTTTCAGAAGGTGTATGCTGGAGATGTAAAAATCCCACCGAACATAGAGATCTTGAACAATGGTTTATAAAAATTACAGATTACGCCGATGAACTTTTGGATGGGCACAAGCAGCTTTCAGGATGGTCTGAACAGGTTTTGTCTATGCAGAAAAACTGGATAGGCAAATCTTATGGAGCCGAAGTTGATTTTGCTATAAGCGGTTCTAACAAAAAACTAAAAATATTTACTACGCGTCCTGACACGCTTTTCGGAGCTGCTTTTATGGCGGTTGCTCCTGAACACGAGATAATAAAAGAACTTCGGCCTAAAATAAAAAACTGGAATGAAGTTGAAAAATATATAATTAAAAGTGGAAAAAAATCTAATATAGAAAGGTCTTCAAGCAAAGAAAAAACGGGCATTAAACTTGAAGGCGTAAGCGCAGTAAATCCTGTAAACTCAAAAGAAATGCCGATATTTGTAGCGGATTATGTTTTAACCGGATACGGAACGGGCGCCATTATGGCGGTTCCTGCGCATGATCAAAGAGATTGGGATTTTGCGAAAAAATATAATATTGAAATTATTGAAGTCATTAAAGGTGAAAGTTCCGATATAACAAAACAGGCATACGAAGATGAAGGCGTACTTGTAAATTCGGGTCAGTTTGACGGTATAAAATCCATAGACGCATTTAATACCGTTTCCGAATGGGTTGAAAAACAGGGTTTTGGCAAAAAAACAATCAATTTTAAATTGAAAGATTGGTTAATTTCAAGACAAAGATATTGGGGAACTCCCATTCCAATGATACATTGCCAAAAGTGTGGAATAGTTGCGGTTCCAGAAAAAGATTTGCCCGTAACTCTTCCCGAAGACGTTGAATTTACAGGAGAAGGCGAATCGCCTTTAAAATCAAATAAATCTTTCGTCAATGTAAAATGCCCTAAATGTTCAGCGGCTGCAAAAAGGGAAACAGATACTATGGATACTTTTGTGGATTCTTCATGGTATTATGCAAGATATTGTGATGCGCATAACGACGCCGCTCCTTTTGACATTGCAAAAGCCAATTACTGGATGCCTATTGACCAATATATCGGTGGCATAGAGCATGCCTGCATGCATTTGATATATTCGAGATTTTGGTATAAAGTCATGAGGGATTTAGGAATGGTTAAAACCGATGAACCATTTACAAATCTGCTTACGCAGGGTATGGTTACTCTCGGCGGAAGCGCCATGTCAAAATCTAAAGGGAACATAGTAAGTCCAGACGAAATAATCGAAAAATACGGAGCGGACACAGCAAGACTTTTTATTCTTTTTGCGGCTCCTCCGCAAAAACAGCTTGATTGGTCTGTGGACGGCGTCGAAGGCTGCTGGAGATTTATCAACAGAGTGTGGAGACTATATGATTTGGTAGCTGTCAAATCTCAAAATACTGCGTCTGACAAAGATAAAGCCGAGCTGCTGAGAATAACTCATCAAACGATAAAAAAAGTTACAGATGATATAGAAAAAGAATTTCAGTTTAATACGGCCATTTCTTCGGTTATGGAACTTGTAAACGCTTTATACTCCTATAAATATCACGGGAACGACATTGGAGTTTCGCTTCAGGCTTATAAAACCGTCATTTTGCTTTTAGCTCCTTTTACTCCGCATTTATGCGAGGAAATATGGGAAAAGCTTGGCAATAAAGATTTTATTTCTTCTTGTGGATGGCCTGAATTTGATGAAAAGTTTTTGAAGCGGGATATAATCGAACTTCCCGTGCAGATAAACGGAAAACTCAAAGGAAGAATTACGGTTTCTGCTGAATCTGGCGAAGATGAAGTGAAGAAATCTGTTTTATCGGATGAAAGAATATCTCAAAGTCTTAAAGATAAGCAAATCGTTAAGTTCATATATGTAAAAAATAAAATTATTACACTTGTCATAAAATAG
- the lptE gene encoding LPS assembly lipoprotein LptE — MKKILFCAVFALFLMSCAGVYDPAPQILPEHIKKVYVKPITNNTNQYGLEAKFTNAVVDEILRDGRLSLVNSPTEADGVIAGTIKKYILQPLTYDANMVTEQYKLWIIVSVSLVDRENNVTLWTEPNLEGIQIYLDATKGSIGEGMTEEEAREIIWEKLSRDIVKRTIKGFGSVTSTSEKKVPN, encoded by the coding sequence ATGAAAAAGATTTTGTTTTGCGCGGTATTCGCATTATTTTTGATGTCATGCGCAGGCGTTTATGACCCGGCTCCGCAAATTTTGCCAGAACACATAAAGAAAGTTTATGTGAAGCCTATAACAAACAATACGAATCAATATGGGCTTGAAGCGAAATTCACAAATGCGGTAGTGGATGAAATTTTAAGAGACGGAAGACTTTCGCTTGTAAATTCTCCCACTGAAGCGGACGGAGTTATAGCTGGAACAATAAAGAAATATATATTACAGCCTTTGACTTATGATGCCAATATGGTAACCGAACAGTATAAACTTTGGATTATAGTAAGTGTTTCTCTTGTGGACAGGGAAAATAATGTTACACTGTGGACCGAACCAAATCTTGAAGGCATACAGATATATCTTGACGCCACAAAAGGATCTATAGGCGAAGGCATGACTGAAGAAGAAGCCAGAGAAATTATATGGGAAAAACTATCCCGCGACATAGTAAAACGCACGATCAAAGGTTTCGGTTCAGTAACAAGCACTTCTGAGAAAAAAGTGCCGAATTAA
- the holA gene encoding DNA polymerase III subunit delta: MAFTKFQDFNKHTALKNVFPVYLFAGEESYLIDSCVKKINSILTADDLNKEVFYASDSSAEDILNAVQTLPFLSEKRMVIVKAVNKMKAADAERISGYLSNVIDTSCLILLYPDNYKKEGTAKRKELINKCVSSESCVAVDCRKQYENEVKEFIKSEFAARGKNVSYNAISTIIDENGVDLMNIENEIEKLCIYTGRDKKVITEEDIEQISGYTKEVSIYALGSEIESKNLKKAMFILEKLFAEGSDAVMILSQISSAIRKLLNAKSMIEEKGMSNAETASALRIHNYFAKAFFSNLSKHNVKSLKNSLKVTLKADIAIKTGSSDAISALEKIILSVCR; this comes from the coding sequence ATGGCTTTTACAAAATTTCAAGATTTCAATAAACATACTGCTTTAAAAAACGTTTTTCCTGTATATCTGTTTGCTGGAGAAGAATCTTATCTTATTGATTCCTGTGTTAAGAAAATTAATTCCATTCTTACCGCTGACGATTTAAACAAAGAAGTTTTCTATGCTTCCGATTCGTCTGCAGAAGATATTTTAAATGCTGTTCAGACTCTTCCTTTTTTAAGCGAAAAAAGGATGGTGATAGTAAAAGCGGTTAATAAAATGAAAGCTGCAGATGCGGAAAGGATTTCGGGTTATCTTTCTAATGTTATCGACACGTCCTGCCTGATATTATTATATCCCGACAATTACAAAAAAGAGGGAACTGCCAAAAGAAAAGAATTGATAAACAAATGTGTTTCTTCAGAAAGCTGTGTGGCTGTAGACTGCCGCAAACAATATGAGAATGAAGTAAAAGAGTTTATTAAATCAGAATTTGCCGCAAGGGGAAAGAACGTTTCATATAATGCGATTTCAACAATAATAGATGAAAATGGCGTTGACTTAATGAACATTGAAAATGAAATAGAAAAGCTGTGCATTTATACGGGAAGAGATAAAAAAGTGATTACAGAAGAAGATATAGAACAAATAAGCGGTTATACCAAAGAAGTCAGCATATACGCTTTAGGTTCAGAAATCGAGAGCAAGAACTTGAAAAAGGCCATGTTCATTTTGGAAAAACTTTTTGCGGAAGGCAGCGATGCCGTGATGATATTGTCGCAAATATCGTCGGCGATTAGAAAACTTCTTAATGCTAAAAGCATGATTGAAGAAAAAGGAATGTCAAATGCTGAAACTGCATCAGCGCTGAGAATCCACAACTATTTTGCAAAAGCTTTTTTTTCAAATTTGTCAAAACATAATGTAAAAAGTCTTAAAAACAGCTTAAAAGTGACGTTAAAAGCCGATATAGCAATCAAAACAGGGTCTTCCGATGCGATATCCGCTCTAGAAAAAATCATACTTTCCGTATGCAGATAA
- the rpsT gene encoding 30S ribosomal protein S20, with product MAKLKTGRHTSALKEARKAEKRTARNASVKSKIKTMVKKVETAVKNKDTTLAQDQLNIAFSKWDKAAKKNIIHYKAAANQKARLSRLVAGISK from the coding sequence ATGGCAAAGCTTAAAACAGGAAGACATACTTCCGCTCTTAAAGAAGCAAGAAAAGCTGAAAAAAGAACCGCAAGAAACGCTTCGGTAAAGAGCAAAATTAAGACTATGGTAAAAAAAGTTGAGACCGCAGTAAAAAATAAAGATACAACACTTGCCCAAGATCAGCTCAACATAGCTTTTTCGAAATGGGACAAAGCCGCAAAGAAAAATATAATTCATTACAAAGCGGCCGCAAATCAAAAAGCAAGACTTTCAAGATTAGTCGCCGGAATTTCAAAATAA